The stretch of DNA TTCGTTGTCGGAGTGTTTTGATCTCGTAGTCTTTCGTTGTCGAAGTCTTCGCTCTCCATTTTATTGTACTTGGTAACATCGtctttctctccattttaggttttgtttttgctttgaaGCGATATGTCCCTCCATTCGAGCTTTTTGTTCTGGTTTGAAGTTGTTGTATTAACTGTGTAAATTTTGTGAAGGCGTGGAAGTGGTGAGCAATCTTTGTTGAGTGCGACATTACGCTTGGGTGGTCGTTGGGTGCTTATTTCGTGGAAATTGTTACCTTTTTTTTTGCCATGGCTTCGCCAAATGACATTGACTCTTCCAACAACAAGGTATGAACATGATCCTTTATGCGTATTGGTATTTGGTCGTCAGTTTGGTTTTGCGGCTTGGGATTTATGGTAATGTGGTAgggatttttgtttttttcagtTTGGAAAAAATGTTTactacaatttttatttttttgcagtTATATGTTCGTCATTCTATGAAAACAAAGTTTGTTGCTGGTTTGAATGCAATTTTGAGTGAGGAGCAGAGGTGTATTATTTCGAAGACTCCACTTGCATGGTTTTTAGAACTACAGGATAACCTTAGAATTGGTAGGAACATTTTGAGTGATTTACTGACTAAATGGGTTGATGAGAGAGGAGGTTTTATATTTGGAGAAAATTTTGTTGAATTCAAGGAAGTGGATGTAACATTAAGCTTAGGGTTGTCTTTTGTTGGGGACAAGATTAATCTGAATGAAAAGAACCTTTTACAAAGTCATTTTCGGAACTATTTtgataaagaaaaggaaaaaggaaaataaaaattggataGGATATacgattttgttttgaaaagcCACAAAAAGTTGTCTGCCATAAATGTTTGTAGCCTTTACATTTTTGTTGGAATACATGAAGTATTGTTACCTAGTCGTAGCAGAACAATATTTCTaatattgtttgaaattgttgatagaaTAAATGATTTGGGAACTTTTTGTTGGGCTCATATAGTGTACCATTATCTACTTAGTAGTTTTTGCAAATAGAACTTATCCTGGAATAGAGGAAAAGGTGCAACTAGTGTCTATGTTGATGGTTGTGTATACGTGTTTCAAGTAATTTTTTGACATGTATTGTTTGTAGGCAGTGAATTGAAGTGAGTATTTATGACTTTTATGATGTATTTCAGGTGTGGTTTTGTGATCGTTTCAAATGCTTGTGTACATAAATAGCcaagaattttgcattggatgGTAGTAAGTGTAGGTGACAAGTTTATCAAAGTTGCAATGGAGACGGGTGTGGTATGTACTTGATTGTtctattaaatttgtttgagtGAATGTTTTATTCAGAGGTAATTGTGATTAATTTGTAGATGCTTGATGAGTACGGTGCATCAAGGAAAGAAATGGGTGAGTCATCAGTTAAAGCATCATTACATCGAAGTGGTGAAGATATGAAGAAAGGAATAAACTCCAataaataggaaaaagaaagtgGCTTAGCTGTTCTAGACCAACTTTTAGAGGAACAAGATGATGTAattgaagaacttgaagaagaggTATCTGCATTGAAGGCTGAGCTACTTGAAGAGAACAATAAAGATGAAGGTGGTTACATTACGCCTTGTAAAGGAAATGAATTCTTCAATGATTTTGGATGTCAGGGAGGAATTTCCAGCCGTGAAAGTGTTAAGAAGGCAGGACAACGCCGAAAGCGTTACAAAAGCAAAACTTGTAGAACTCCCTATACTGAATATAGTCCCaaatttttagataattaaatttgtaatttattactAGTGTAGTATTTGGTAGTTGTTTATGTATGGATAGttgtattttgattaattaatgtgATTGTGACTAAAGAAAGTGGTTATTGGaaatttttgttgaatgttCAGTACCTGTGTTATTTGGTTTTGTTATTTAATCTTGTTtcattatttaagttataaCAATTTGCATTATTAGTCTTGCCTCTGATAATGGAAGACCAACAAGAGGTCTAGGTTAACTGGGATGTGACTGCCTTCAGCAATGACACAGCCAAGGTGCTGGTGTAATCGGTTACAAGgacactgtaatcgattactagtgTCATAAaacattttgtaccaaaacctcaCGAGTGCTACCCACGAATTACATAGTGGCTCCCCAACAGGTGGTTCTGTAATCTCTTACAAGGACATTGTTAGCGATTACAAGTGGCAGAAaacattttgtaccaaaacctcaTGCGTGCTCCCTAAAAATTAAAACGTGGCTCCCCAACATGCATTACTGCAATTCAGCAATGGCACGACCTAGGTgcttgtgtaatcgattacaaggacactgtaagcgattacaagtgGCAGAAAAGGATTTGTACCAAAACCTCTTGCTTGCTCCCCACAAAGTACAGAGTGGCTCCCCAACATGCCTTACTGCattgtttttcaaactttttaatgtattatCTCGTCTTTTGTATTAGTTATGATAGTCTTTTGAAAACTATATGTTGGTTCTTCAATATGAAACACAAGTAAAATTCGTAATGAAGTTTATTGAGTAATGTGAGAAgtgataacaataataaaagccACATACATCAATATAAAGACTTAACTTAACAAAAGTTTACAAAATAACAActtctgaaaagaaaagttaCATAGGACCCAACAATGAAATTTAATCTAAGAAGCCGAATGTCGATCAAATTCGTTGCGAAAGTTAATAAGTTGTTCCTCCACACTTCCAACTCGACTCTCAATTGTGTTTAATCTATCGCCCAAGAACATGCAGAGATCTTGTATTTGTGTCATTAATTCACTCAATGTGACAGAAGAGGATTGATTTGGAATTGGAGACGATTGTCTTTCTTCGTGTTCTTCATTACCAACCTGTGCTTCTTCATTACCTTCCTCCTCAGCATTGTCAACATCATCTTTGTAAACCCATATTCCTTCAACATTTCTTTCATAACCCATTGATGTTAAAACATCGAAACCAATCCTCTGTTTAGCCTTGACTTGGGTTAAAGGATCACTTTGAGTAGGGACACCAAAGTGTTCCATAAATGTGGTAATTAGATGTGGATATGGGAGTTGGGCGTTGTCCCTTGTATCCCTTTTCATCCTGTTTCCAATGACATGACCCTAGTTAATCTCAACTGAATTCATCAATGCCCACATCAACATAATATCCTCCTCCGTTGCCTGTGCAACATTCGTTGAGCGAGGAAGTAAGATCCGACAAAGTACATAATGAAGTATCCTACATTCAAACTTCATACGTCCTACCAATAATCTACCTCTATTGATTGGACGTGGATCTGGTTTACAAATCATTTTCCTAGCAGTAACAGAATTGTATTCCTCCTTCCACTCGTCAACAAGATTTCCTTCAAAACGAACACCAACGCAAATAATGACAGttagtttatgaaaaagagaaggtttgATAGTGATTTTCACCTTCTTAACCTCGGTTCGAATGACTCTAGATTCTGATATACGCATATTGCTGTAGAAAACTCGAACTAATTCGGGGTAGCAGTGGCGTCTATAAGCGACAAAATCATTTAGCCCAGCCTTTGTCAAAATGTCGTACAATTCGAATTCCCCCAGTTCGAAAAACACGTTGTCAAGATACTTCCTTTCAATGATTGGACGCTCAAAGAAATGTGCAGAGAACCTTTCATATTGCTCGTCGTTGGAGAACAGTTCGTTACTTGTTAATGGTGGCGACTTTGGAGGGGATGGTGGTGGGCGACTTCGACGTCCCCTTCTGGAAGAGGAAGCCCAAAGTTTCTTGTGACAACAGTCTGCCATTACTGGTGTTTAGGGTTTTCAAAAGGGGAATGAAGGTTATATGTGTTAGGGGTCAAGAACGTTTTCCTTGGGGAAGTGAGGTAACAACCCTATTTAATAACAATGGGGTAGTGGGTGAGGCAGGCAACGGTTTGGGTGGCCGTGATTTTAAAACTGGGTGCAGGGAAGTTATGATAAAATGATGGAGGTTATTAAACGTGTGTGCAACGCCACATCATTTGTTGGCTGACATGCTGCTGTAGTCGATTACAACTGtcaatgtaatcgattatgagaGTAGTTAATGTCATATCATCTAATTCCAAAGATTAACCTGTCAACACTGTGCACaagagttttgaaaaatataacaaaataagagATGATCTAATGATAGCATACATCATCATTGTGagttatcaaaattattatgaacaacaaataacAATGACATAAAGCCAAGTGGAGCCATTTCAGATAGTTGTGAAACTTGTTGCATTTCGGTTGAATAAAGAAGGAACAATACATGTTATTTCCTGAGATCAGAAACCAACATATATCAGCACCCTTTCACAAAAATAATGCATGAATATAGTTTAAGATGAATGAAAGTACTCACATTTTGTTGAAGCGTTGTTGTTGAAGCATGTTTCCTTGAAGCGGTTTTCCTTTTTCGGCTTAGTGTTTCAACACTTGACTTCAATCTGTTAGTTCTTGGTCGGCCTTTACGCTTCACATTTCGTAATGATGTATTCACTCCAAACTTTTTACCAAGagaattcaattctttttccaattcatgAGATGTTGATTCAGATTTACATGCAGCCTCAGCTATGTCATAGAACCGCTTACACAACGATTGATATCTTTGCATCTTGGGTTCCTGATGCAAAGAACTGTAACCTGCTATAATCAATGTGTGCTTTCTTCTGATATTTTTACTCCAACGGCGGAGCACGTATTTAGAGGGGACATTTTGTACATATTCCTGACTGAGAACCAATAGGCAATGCTGACAAATAATACCTCTAAACTCAAAGAGTAGGCAAGAGCAGCTTGTATCATTTGTAAGAGGATCAAATTGAACATGATAATATTTTGCAGAACATATTCCATCCCACATGCACTCTTCTTTGATCGTGTACTTGTTAGAAATACAGTCTTTCATAGTGTCTTTGTTGAAACAATTCATCCTGGACCGAAACTCAGTTTGTACTTCCTCAAATTTTGCATGTGTGTACTTAACTTGAAATTGTCTTTCAATAGGTGATTGAGACCCACATGCAACCGTGGTATTGAGGGAAGAGAAGTCGgcttctatttctttttgggCTTTGAATTTAAGAGCATTATCGTACTGAACCACAAATTGTTGAAGTGTCGTACTGGAATTGATGAATCCATCAAAGAATGCATTCATTCCCTCACTTCATTGAGTTGTGGACATACTTGCCCAAAAATTATTCTTCAAGTAGCAAGGCACCCACATATGTCTCTCATCGTACAAATTACCTAACCATTCATTATTTTCTAAGTTGTGTTTTGTAAGTAGTTCTTTCCAACCAATTTCAAAGTCCATTGTAGAACAACGTCATAGAAAAGCACTTTGACGTCACTCTTGAtagatagataatttttatacccTTGCAATTTTTCAGGTATCTTTTTCATTATGTGTCACAAACACCACCTATGTTTTGTTGTGGGGAGGACTTCTTCAATTGCATTACCCATGGCCCTACATTGGTTTGTAACAATACTGTCTGGTGCCTTGTTACCCATACATCTTAACCAACTTAGGAATAACCACATAAATGATCTAGTGTCCTCCGATGAGAGTAATCCACAACCAAGTAGGATGGATTGTCCATGATGGTTTACTCCCACAAATGGAGCAAATGGCAtgtcatatttgtttgttaaataaGTGGTATAAAAAGACACCACATCACTGAATTCCTCACAAGAAGCTCGACTTTTAGCGTCCGCCCAAAATACACTGGTAATTCTATTTCCTTCATCCATTTGTAGGTCATAAAAGAAATCGTTATTGAGGTCtctaatttttgaaaagtgaCGTAGCAGCGCTTGACCATCCCCCTCCTTACAAACTGACCTTCTATGTTGATCGATGAAGTTCCTAGCATCTCTCTCCAtaaattgcatattttcataACCACCAGCTTCACCAACCATGCTAAGAAAACTCTTGTTAATACGTACATCGGCGTCATCGTTAACTTCCAATGTGTGCTTCGCATGCATGTTCAATTTTCTATTGGCATGGATGAGATTATAGGTTTGTGGACAAAGCTCATGACTATGCTCTAGAACAACAGTCCTCACAACCCATTTGTCATCTTTTCGAGCAATTGTTATTCCAGTCAGGCATTGATTAGTCTGACTAGGCAGAGTTTTCACTTCAGGACGTATGTTAGAAACATATTTACCTTCCCTTGAACATACCAATCTCAAGTAGTACACTTCGTTATTGTTGTCCTTTTTTGAAGTTCTTGTTTGAACACCAAAACCACATTTTTTTCCATAATcagaataaaatttctttgcttCTTTCATAGTGTCAAAACACATGTTCAAAGTAGGAACCAAGTCCGAAAAACTATCGTCTACGGTATTAAATTCCTCATTGCTTTCACCATCCATAGTCATACTCTCTGCACAATTGTGCATCCCTTTAATGTATTACCTCCCGAtatggattaaaaaaattaaataaatatcaacaaTGCCAATACAAAAAAGATGATAAATATATCAACTAACCTTGTAACAAATGG from Vigna radiata var. radiata cultivar VC1973A unplaced genomic scaffold, Vradiata_ver6 scaffold_209, whole genome shotgun sequence encodes:
- the LOC106754668 gene encoding protein FAR-RED IMPAIRED RESPONSE 1-like, with protein sequence MDGESNEEFNTVDDSFSDLVPTLNMCFDTMKEAKKFYSDYGKKCGFGVQTRTSKKDNNNEVYYLRLVCSREGKYVSNIRPEVKTLPSQTNQCLTGITIARKDDKWVVRTVVLEHSHELCPQTYNLIHANRKLNMHAKHTLEVNDDADVRINKSFLSMVGEAGGYENMQFMERDARNFIDQHRRSVCKEGDGQALLRHFSKIRDLNNDFFYDLQMDEGNRITSVFWADAKSRASCEEFSDVVSFYTTYLTNKYDMPFAPFVGVNHHGQSILLGCGLLSSEDTRSFMWLFLSWLRCMGNKAPDSIVTNQCRAMGNAIEEVLPTTKHRWCL
- the LOC106754667 gene encoding protein FAR1-RELATED SEQUENCE 9-like, with the protein product MNAFFDGFINSSTTLQQFVVQYDNALKFKAQKEIEADFSSLNTTVACGSQSPIERQFQVKYTHAKFEEVQTEFRSRMNCFNKDTMKDCISNKYTIKEECMWDGICSAKYYHVQFDPLTNDTSCSCLLFEFRGIICQHCLLVLSQEYVQNVPSKYVLRRWSKNIRRKHTLIIAGYSSLHQEPKMQRYQSLCKRFYDIAEAACKSESTSHELEKELNSLGKKFGVNTSLRNVKRKGRPRTNRLKSSVETLSRKRKTASRKHASTTTLQQNEITCIVPSLFNRNATSFTTI